Part of the Vibrio ishigakensis genome, TGATCTCAGGTCAGTTAGGTAAGCTGGTGGCTGTGCCGAAAGGCAGCAGCGACAAAATCCACTCTATGCATGCCTACGGTGACTTCTTCTATTCGATGGGTATGACAGCTGTAGTTGTCGGTATCCTGTTGTGCGGCGTGATGTACTTCCTGCATCGCTCTCTAGCGAATAAGGGCATCGAGGTGGCTTAATTTCCTTATGCGCACAAAAAACCGCACTCAAGAGTGCGGTTTTTTAATGTCTGTAAGAAAAGGGGAGGAGATTACCAGCCCTTAACTACGCCACCTTTGAAGATGTCAGAAGCTGCCTTGTACACTTCGTCAGTCTGGTACGCTTTAACGAAGTTTTGTACGTTTTCAGCGTTTAGGTTCTCTTCGCGAGAAACGATTAGGTTCACGTATGGAGACTCTTTGTCTTCAACGAATACACCGTCGCGCTCAGGAGTTAGGTCGATAGAGCTCGCGTAAGTCGTGTTGATGATAGAAAGTGCAACGTCATCTAGAGAGCGTGGTAGCTGTGCAGCGTCTAGCTCAACGATAGCGATGTTTTTAGGGTTCTCGATGATGTCGCGAACAGTGCCTTGTAGACCAACGCCTTCACGTAGCTTGATCAGACCTTGTTGCTCAAGAAGAAGTAGAGAACGACCTAGGTTAGTTGGATCGTTTGGTACTGCGATACGTGCACCGTCTTCTAGCTCGTCTACAGATTTGATTTGCTTAGAGTAGCCCGCGATTGGGTAAACAAAAGAGTTACCTGCGATAGCTAGCTTGTAACCACGGTCAGCGATTTGCTGGTCTAGGTATGGCTTGTGTTG contains:
- a CDS encoding MetQ/NlpA family lipoprotein encodes the protein MKFSLKKLFAIAVAASAVVLAGCGDKAEDMSKIKVGVMAGAEAQVAEVAAKVAKEKYGLDVELVTFTDYVTPNAALDDGSVDINAFQHKPYLDQQIADRGYKLAIAGNSFVYPIAGYSKQIKSVDELEDGARIAVPNDPTNLGRSLLLLEQQGLIKLREGVGLQGTVRDIIENPKNIAIVELDAAQLPRSLDDVALSIINTTYASSIDLTPERDGVFVEDKESPYVNLIVSREENLNAENVQNFVKAYQTDEVYKAASDIFKGGVVKGW